A genomic segment from Chitinophagaceae bacterium encodes:
- a CDS encoding patatin-like phospholipase family protein has product MQIEYNNCGLVLSGGGARGIAHIGVIKAMEEFNIHASHVSGTSMGAIVGSFYAAGLSTGAMVDFFKKVNLFSYKNYARKMPGFINPLVFHKYLEHCFEIDNFSCLKSKLYLATTNLLTGKGEIITQGQLIKAIMASAAFPGIFAPVEFNNQLYTDGGITNNYPIGILKPKCDFIIGSYVSPLKTVTKKELKTTMSVVNRVFHVLMYNLEEPYFNDANIFIMPEGLSNVQLFNLKQVDAIMEAGYIAATTSIKKYIQQKQISKSN; this is encoded by the coding sequence CTATGGAAGAATTTAATATCCATGCGTCGCATGTGAGTGGTACCAGTATGGGCGCTATAGTAGGCTCTTTTTATGCAGCTGGTTTATCTACAGGCGCCATGGTAGATTTTTTTAAAAAGGTAAACCTTTTTTCTTATAAGAACTATGCAAGAAAAATGCCCGGCTTTATTAACCCACTTGTTTTTCATAAATACCTTGAGCATTGCTTCGAAATAGATAATTTTTCATGCCTTAAAAGCAAATTATATTTAGCCACAACCAACCTGCTTACCGGAAAAGGAGAAATAATTACCCAGGGCCAACTCATAAAAGCCATAATGGCATCAGCCGCTTTTCCCGGCATTTTTGCCCCGGTAGAATTCAATAACCAACTTTATACCGACGGGGGAATTACCAATAATTATCCCATAGGTATCCTAAAACCCAAATGCGATTTTATTATTGGCTCTTATGTAAGCCCTTTAAAAACCGTTACCAAAAAAGAATTGAAAACCACTATGAGTGTGGTAAACCGTGTTTTTCATGTATTAATGTACAACCTCGAAGAACCCTATTTTAATGATGCCAATATTTTTATTATGCCCGAAGGGTTGAGTAATGTTCAACTCTTTAACCTGAAGCAGGTTGATGCCATAATGGAAGCGGGCTATATTGCAGCAACCACATCAATTAAAAAATATATTCAGCAAAAACAAATTTCAAAGAGCAATTGA
- a CDS encoding PKD domain-containing protein: MRNLVISFLLSLCCAFNLTAQYTVNGNAQQVNCRCYTLTSAAATQSGSVWNNNRIDLSNSFDFVFDVYLGNMNSPGADGMAFVMQPISSSVGSSGSGLGFQGIVPSIGITLDTYQNSSSDNDPSYDHIAIQRNGDLNHSSANNLAGPVQASATNVNIEDGANHTLRISWDAVTKTISAYFDNVLRVSVVNDLVNTSFGGNPLVFWGFTGSTGAEYNLQSFCTTLTPSWNFLPTQTKCVNEPVQFFDNTVSFTTIAKIFWDFGDGSNIDSINTNPIHIYTAPGNYTVTQKVKAADGCEETNTQHIVIGSKPVPDFSFNDSCTFNNIQFTGAYANAFGNVNSWYWNLDNAGPAATIQNPTTIYNTSGIKQIKLVIKTDLGCSSDTLIKPIKIYSRPQVDFTFTDSVCLGTATQFTGIITSADPVLYWNYSVDEGGIPVLSGTNASYTFTIPGAHQVLFFASTIGNTGCSGSIQKMVFVVDKPRAALKQFAGCQSATVQLFDSSYTTDGLVISNWWWDLGNGQFSSLQNPGTLYNTAGIKNIKLVVWNNKGCQSDTLYSTINIAALPVAGFITGSSSCSNTNISFTDTSIVAGGTVVAWSWMQNSGVFSTAQNPTASFPQGTNTIELVVTSNANCISLPATGTFVVKTIPQISMQFKDTCKWSPAYFTAAESGTNIGITEWYWNFGDGSALATGNPMLHTYTANGAYPVKLYAMSTEGCKTATVQRNINIYGTDAFAGNDTIAAPSQPIRLQASGGLSYEWSPSSGLSNTNIANPVAINTIDKIYYLRAFTPSGCESRDTINIKIYKGPDIYMPNAFTPNEDGRNDILRGKLIGLKSFDYFVIYNRYGQLIFSTTNPDEGWNGRYKFLDQPAGAYIWMASGTTFTGKKIMKKGTVLLLR, from the coding sequence ATGAGAAACCTTGTTATAAGCTTCCTGTTGAGTTTATGTTGTGCATTTAACTTAACCGCCCAATATACCGTAAACGGAAATGCACAACAGGTAAATTGCCGCTGTTATACCTTAACCAGTGCAGCGGCTACACAAAGCGGATCTGTATGGAATAATAACAGGATAGACCTTAGTAACTCATTTGATTTTGTTTTTGATGTTTACCTCGGTAATATGAATAGCCCCGGTGCAGATGGAATGGCATTTGTAATGCAGCCCATTAGTTCCAGCGTAGGCTCTTCGGGCAGTGGCCTTGGTTTTCAGGGTATTGTACCCTCTATTGGTATTACTTTAGATACCTATCAAAACTCCAGCTCCGATAATGATCCTTCTTATGATCATATAGCAATTCAACGCAACGGCGACCTTAACCATTCCAGCGCCAATAACCTGGCTGGCCCGGTTCAGGCATCAGCAACCAATGTAAATATTGAAGATGGTGCAAACCATACCCTTAGGATTTCCTGGGATGCTGTTACCAAAACAATAAGCGCTTATTTCGATAATGTATTAAGGGTAAGTGTGGTAAACGATTTAGTAAACACTTCATTTGGAGGCAACCCACTGGTGTTTTGGGGGTTTACGGGTTCTACAGGAGCAGAGTATAATTTACAAAGCTTTTGTACAACCCTCACTCCATCCTGGAATTTTTTACCCACACAAACAAAATGTGTAAATGAGCCGGTTCAATTTTTTGATAATACAGTTTCATTTACCACTATTGCAAAAATTTTCTGGGATTTTGGTGATGGCTCCAATATAGATTCCATTAATACAAACCCCATTCATATTTACACTGCCCCGGGAAATTATACTGTTACCCAAAAAGTAAAAGCTGCTGATGGTTGTGAGGAAACTAATACACAACATATAGTAATTGGCAGCAAGCCGGTACCCGATTTTTCTTTTAACGATAGTTGCACATTTAATAATATCCAATTTACCGGCGCTTATGCTAATGCATTTGGTAATGTAAATAGCTGGTATTGGAATTTAGATAATGCAGGCCCGGCCGCTACCATACAAAACCCAACGACCATTTATAATACCAGTGGAATAAAACAAATTAAGCTGGTTATTAAAACCGATTTGGGTTGCAGCTCAGATACTTTAATAAAACCGATAAAAATTTATAGCCGGCCACAGGTAGATTTTACTTTTACCGATTCTGTTTGCCTGGGCACTGCCACTCAATTTACAGGCATCATTACCTCTGCTGATCCGGTATTGTACTGGAATTATTCTGTTGATGAAGGCGGAATACCTGTTTTAAGCGGTACTAATGCATCTTATACTTTTACTATTCCCGGGGCACACCAGGTATTGTTTTTTGCATCCACTATTGGAAATACAGGTTGCAGCGGCTCCATTCAAAAAATGGTTTTTGTGGTAGATAAACCAAGGGCCGCTTTAAAGCAATTTGCAGGTTGCCAGTCTGCAACAGTACAACTTTTCGACTCATCGTATACAACTGATGGCCTGGTAATAAGCAACTGGTGGTGGGATTTAGGGAATGGGCAGTTTTCTTCCCTTCAAAACCCGGGAACATTGTACAATACAGCCGGAATAAAAAATATAAAGCTTGTAGTTTGGAACAATAAAGGATGCCAAAGTGATACTTTGTACTCAACAATTAATATTGCCGCCTTACCTGTTGCAGGTTTTATCACTGGCAGTTCATCTTGCAGCAATACCAATATAAGCTTTACCGATACTTCTATTGTTGCAGGTGGAACAGTTGTAGCCTGGAGTTGGATGCAAAACAGTGGGGTTTTCAGTACCGCACAAAATCCTACCGCTTCTTTTCCTCAGGGTACAAATACAATTGAACTGGTTGTAACTAGTAATGCAAATTGCATTTCATTGCCTGCCACCGGAACTTTTGTAGTAAAAACCATCCCTCAAATCAGTATGCAATTTAAAGATACCTGTAAGTGGAGCCCGGCATATTTTACCGCAGCAGAATCAGGAACCAATATTGGTATTACAGAATGGTATTGGAATTTTGGCGATGGCAGTGCCTTAGCAACCGGTAACCCTATGCTGCATACTTATACGGCTAATGGAGCTTATCCTGTAAAATTGTATGCTATGAGTACAGAAGGATGTAAAACTGCAACAGTACAACGTAATATTAATATTTATGGAACTGATGCTTTTGCCGGAAACGACACTATTGCTGCTCCCAGCCAGCCCATACGGCTGCAGGCTAGTGGTGGGTTGAGTTATGAATGGAGCCCTTCGTCGGGCTTGAGTAATACTAATATTGCCAATCCTGTTGCTATAAATACAATTGATAAAATATATTATTTAAGGGCATTTACACCAAGCGGCTGCGAAAGCAGAGATACAATAAATATCAAAATTTACAAAGGCCCGGATATTTATATGCCCAATGCATTTACACCAAATGAAGATGGCAGAAACGATATTTTAAGAGGGAAACTCATTGGGTTGAAATCTTTTGATTACTTCGTTATTTATAACCGGTATGGCCAATTGATTTTTAGCACTACCAACCCCGATGAAGGATGGAACGGCAGGTATAAATTTTTAGACCAGCCTGCAGGTGCCTATATATGGATGGCTTCAGGAACAACTTTTACCGGTAAAAAAATAATGAAAAAAGGAACGGTGCTGTTATTGCGGTAA